A single genomic interval of Eleutherodactylus coqui strain aEleCoq1 chromosome 3, aEleCoq1.hap1, whole genome shotgun sequence harbors:
- the LOC136619885 gene encoding speedy protein 1-A-like: protein MDAIIKFLRYLFGRDDVGSSFPGRGEDSGQTRKRERSPCDEEVQERPQKRRKEDRSLQQEEMAVFFRVLEDPNIRTFLAADSCMRISDKYLLTMVFVYFIRAGLQTEEYHKNFFPALFLANQMEEEVGFRREIYQWASGYTWMEKRQQILHERNLLLLRIGFRALVDRDTCEQVMALEPLHWAWRRERPVHHSRAFPTFRRNVQQVTTYGPWSSLPPCMLCRTMHLHPCKR from the exons ATGGACGCCATCATCAAGTTCCTACGATACCTGTTTGGGAGAGACGACGTGGGATCCAG CTTCCCAGGAAGAGGAGAAGACAGCGGCCAGACGAGGAAGAGAGAGCGCAGTCCGTGCGACGAAGAGGTCCAAGAACGCCcgcagaagaggaggaaggaggatcgTTCCCTACAGCAGGAGGAGATGGCCGTATTCTTCAGAGTGCTTG AGGATCCAAACATCCGGACATTTCTTGCCGCAGACAGCTGCATGAGGATTTCGGACAAG TATCTCCTGACGATGGTCTTCGTATACTTCATCAGAGCCGGACTGCAGACAGAGGAATATCATAAGAACTTCTTCCCAGCTCT aTTCTTAGCCAACCAGATGGAAGAGGAAGTCGGCTTTCGTCGCGAGATCTACCAATGGGCCTCGGGATACACCTGGATGGAGAAGAGACAACAAATCCTGCACGAACGCAACCTGTTGCTCCTCCGGATTGGATTCAGAGCTTTGGTGGACCGGGACACCTGTGAGCAG GTCATGGCACTAGAGCCTCTACACTGGGCATGGAGAAGAGAGAGGCCAGTCCATCACAGCCGCGCTTTTCCCACGTTCAGGAGGAATGTTCAGCAGGTCACCACCTACGGCCCATGGAGCAGCCTTCCACCATGCATGCTTTGTAGGACCATGCATCTCCATCCATGCAAGAGGTAA